Sequence from the uncultured Flavobacterium sp. genome:
CTTAAGTGATGACAATCAATATGCCCAAGTTCTCCCATTCTTTCCTTGATTATTTTTTGATGATTCTTTTTAATCTTCGGAGTTAATCTATTGATTTTATTACGTTTTAAAATATTATAAACTCCAGAATATGATGGTGTATGCTTTCCTAATTTGGGCCTTAAGATACTAACAATTTCATATTTGTTGTTTCCTTTTTCTCGTAATTCAATTACTTTCTGCTCTATAAAAGCTAGCGGTCTTCTGGTTTTATATCTGGGACCTCGTTTCTGAGGAAGCAGATCCAATGATTTCCCACTTTGCTTATATCGATTATAATACTTTAAAAAACTCTTGCGGCAAGTGTCATTTGCTGCATAAAAATCCATTACCTTTTTATACAAAGGATGAGTTTTATTTTTTACCTGCTCATATTCTTTTATTAAAAAACGATACTTCTCTAAATAGTTTCGTTCTAAAGTGGAATCCTGACTATTATTTCTCATCGTAACAAAATTTATTAAAGTTAAATTTTGTTACCGAAATATCTAACCTTTACAATTTCGACGAAGGAGAAATCGCACTAGTTTATCGACAAAGATAAGTGATTTTGATTGCGAAGTTTCTAGTGTGATTTCTCCCTTTGGTCGAAATGACAAAACCTTTGTGACTTCGTTTCAAAATCATATTTTTTCAATCAAAAATATACCGATTGGTATAATTTAATATTATGACACCTTTTCAACGAAAACTACTCATCTTTACCGTAATCCTTGCCGCGATTATGGAACTAATTGATATTTCAATTGTCAATGTAGCTTTATATCATATGAGCGGAAATCTGGGCGCAACTCTCGAAGATACTTCTTGGGTAATTACTGCTTATGCAATCGCCAATGTAATCATTATTCCGATTACGAGTTTTTTGAGTGCCAATCTCGGAAGGCGAAATTATTACATTGGTTCTGTGATACTTTTCACATTTTGTTCCTTCATGTGCGGACATTCTTCTTCAATCTGGATGTTGGTATTTTTTAGGTTTTTTCAGGGAATTGGCGGAGGCGCACTTTTGTCAATATCTCAGGTTGTTGTATTTGAACTTTTTCCAAAAGAAAAACAATCAACAGCCGGAGCTTTATTTGGTGCAGGAATTTTTATTGGTCCAACTATTGGTCCAACTCTTGGCGGTTACATTACAGAAAATTACGATTGGCCGTGGATCTTTTTGATCAATATTCCAATAGGAATTTTGGTTGCTATTTCATGTTACTTTTTATTACAAGAACCTCCTGTAAAACCCGAAAAAGCAAAAGTAGACTGGACAGGAATTGGATTATTAGCCATTGGGGTTGGTTCTTTACAAACCGTTCTCGAAAGAGGCGAAGTCGAAGATTGGTTCGAAACCAGATACATTATTGTTTTAACCGTTATTGCCGTAACCACTTTATGCCTTTTTATCTATTGGGAATTAAAGGTCGATAAACCCGTCGTGAATCTTCGGGTTCTGAAAAGTAAATCACTTATTATAGCCGCGATTCTAACCTTTGTAACCGGTTTCGGAATGTTTATTTCTATATATCTAAGTCCCGTTGTTGTTCAGCGTCTTTTAAATTTTTCACCTTATCAAACGGGTTTACTTTTACTTCCCGGAGCTTTAATGGCATTATTAGCCTTAAAAATATGCGGAACTTTATTGCAAAAAGGAGTTTCACCCGTTACCATTATTGCCTTAGGATTTGTGCTCTTTATTTATTTTAACTGGAGAATGTCTGGTATTACCTTAAACACCAGTGCTTCTGAAGTTTCTACAGCACTTATTTTTAGAGCGCTTGGACTTGCTTTACTTACAGTTCCGTTAACAATGTTAGCCGTTTCTTCGCTCAAAGACAAAGATGTTGGGCAAGGCGCAGCGCTAAATAATATGATGCGTCAATTGGGCGGTTCTTTTGGTGTGTCGATTATAAACACTTATATCGCGCATCGTTTTGCGGATCATAGAAATGTATTAATTTCGAATGTTACGCCGGATAATGTAAAAGCAATGGACAGAATTAATGCTTACATCAATTATTTTCAGCACAAAGGTTTTGCTTATAATGAAGCCAAAATAAAAGCCCTGAAACTCATGGAAAATGTCATCGTGAGACAATCGTCTTTATTGAGTTATCGAGATGCTTTTGTCATCGTTGGATTGTTCTTTGTGATCACATTACCGCTTTTATTATTCGTAATGAACAAATCAAATAAGGTAAAACCTGGCGTTATAATTTCTGATCATTAAAGATATACGCCTATTTCTCAAAACTATTGTAATAATCTCGCAAAGTCACAAAGACGCAAAGTATTTTTATTTCACGCAGATTTAAAAAAGATTTAGGCTGATATATGCAGATAATTATATAATATTAAAAAAAATCTGCTTAAATCCGCGTAATCTGCGTGCTAAAACTTTGCGACTTTGCGAGAGATCGATTTGGCATCACTTTGACTTATCACAAAATACAAAACCAACTTATTGTTCGATTTCAAACATTATGTTAATTAAGATTAGAAATAAGGTCTAACTCTAAAAGTTGGTGTAATTTTGTAATTCATCAAAAATTTAGAAAATGATTATTAGAAAAGCCACTAAAACCGATTCAAAATTTATTGCACCATGTTTGTTATTGGCAATGGAAGATATCATCTATAAATTTATTGGAAAGAAAGATTACGATAGCGCAAGAGACTTTTTACTGTATTTTGTAGAAAGAGAAAATAATCAATACTCGTATCAGAATTGTTTTGTAGCCGAAGAAAACAACGAAATTATTGGCGTTGTGAATGTCTACAACGGAGCTGATTTAATTCCGTTGAGGTTGCCAATTATTGAATATGTTCACGCAAATTTTAATCCTGATTTTAATCCCGAAAACGAAACCCAAAGCGGAGAATTTTACATTGATTCTCTTGGCGTGAATCCTAATCATCAGGGAAAAGGAATCGGATCTAAATTGCTGCAATTTTTAATTGAAGAATTTGTAACCAAAAACAATCAAACTTTAGGTTTATTGGTTGACGAAGATAATCCGAATGCTAAAAAATTGTACTTAAAATTAGGTTTCAAATCTGTTGGAACTAAAACTTTGGTTGGAAAAACTTTAGAACATCTTCAAATTTCTTAGTTTTTTTGTTTCAGGTTTCAATGAATGCTGCTGTATTTTTTTACCGCAAAGTGCGCAAAGATTTTTTATTAGGGATTATGCATATTAAACGCAAAGTTCGCAAAGCTTTGTGTTGATGAAGCTTTGCGAACTTTGTGTTTGCTAAACGCGATACAGGATAAAAAACCTTTGCGCCCTTTGCGGTAAAATGACATAGAAATTCTATTCTCATTTCAAACCTAAAACCTTAAACATAAAAAACTATTCTTCTTTAATTTGGCTCTTATGATTTGAATCATAAAACGGAGCTTTATGGCGGGTTTAAATTTGTGAATATAAATTCTGAATGGGTTTATAGTACTTTAAAATTTAATTTCAAATTCAAATTATTAAAAGATGAATCAATATCAAAAAGACCTGATCAAAGCTACAATTCCAATTTTGAGATCGAGCGGCGAAGATCTTACCTACTATTTCTACACCCGAATGTTTAAAAATCATCCTGAATTGAAAAACATTTTCAACATGGGAAATCAAGCAAACGGAAAACAAAAATCGGCGTTGGCAAATGCTGTTTTGGCTTATGCCGAAAATATAGAAAACCCAGGCGTATTAATTAATGTATTAAAGGGAATTGGAACCAAACACAGAAGTTTGAATATCCAGCCTGAGCAATATAAAATCGTAGGAACACAATTGATCGCTTCTATTGGTGAAGTTGTTGGCGAAGCTGCAACTCCGGAAATCTTGGAAGCGTGGACAATTGCCTACAATCAGCTTGCGGAAATTATGATTGATCTTGAAAAAGAACTTTACAAAGAAAACGCTGCAAAATCCGGAAGCTGGAACGGATGGAGAAATTTTATAATTAAAAAAATAACGGACGAATCCAGCGAAATCAAATCGTTTTATCTTTATCCTGAAGACGGACAAAAAATCACAGATTTCCATTCCGGCCAATATATAAGTGTTCATGTTTTTGTTCCTGAATTAGGTTTCATGCAACCTAGACAATATAGTTTATCAAGTGGTTTTAATCCGGAATATTATAGAATTTCGGTAAAGAAAGAAATTGGAATGGATTCGAATCCATCCGGATTAGTTTCGAATACACTTCATTCAAAAATAGAAGGCGATATGATTTCAATTTCGGCTCCAGCGGGATTATTTCACTTAGAAAAAGATTCCGAAAATCCTTTGGTTTTAATTAGTGGCGGTGTTGGCTTAACGCCGATGTTGAGTATTCTGGAAACAAATGCAAGTTCTATTCAGAATAAAAAAACGGTTTGGGTTCACGGTTGTCGAAATGAATCTGTTCATGCTTTTAAAGATCAAATTGCTTCATTAAAACAAGAAGTAAAATGGCTTGAAACTTTCACTTTTTATGATTCATTAGAAAATTCCGAAAATCATTCGAGCCAAATAATTGAAGGCCGCGTTGATCTTAATAAATGTAAAGAAGCTATTTTACTAGAAGATGCAAAATTCTACATCTGCGGACCTGAAGTTTTTATCAAGAAACAATATCAAACATTAATCGATTTTAATGTAAATCATGAAAACATTTTCTACGAAGAATTTGGACCGCAAGTTATTAATTTGAACTAATTTTTTTGTTTCAGGTTTCAGGTTTCAAGTTTGAAATACTACATTATATATTTAACCGCAAAGTCCGCAAAGGTTTACGCTAAGTTCGCAAAGATCTTTGTGAAAAATGGGACGCTGATGACACAGATTAAACGGATTTACACTGATTGTTAATTTTAAATCTGTGTAAATCCGTTTAACCCGCTTAAATCTGTGGGCAAAGTTTAAACACATAGCTTTGCGGACTTTGCGTTTTTGTAAAAACATACTATAAAAAAAACTTCGCGAACTTTACGGTTAAATTACAAAGTGCAGTATTCGCATTTCAAACCTGAAAACTGAAACTTGAAACAATTTTCAAACTACATTTCTCCCTTAACAAGATTTTTACTAAGCGCATCGTCGAAAATACTGTTAACTTTTTATAACTAAATCTGTATCAGTCAAAAAATTATATATTTGCGCACGAAAAAAAATAATACCACATTGCTATAAGGACAAAAAGATGTCTTTATATTTTAAAATACACCTTTGAAATTTAATTTTAGAAATACTTTTTCCGGTAGGAACTTCTTCATTTTAGGAATCATTTTCGTTGTCCTTACGTTGGTTTCTATTTATATATTTAGTGGTTTAATGACGCAAATCACTGAAAAGTCAAATATTGCAACTGAACAACGCAGTTTACAAAAAAAGGAAGAAGTTATGGTTCAGGAATTGTCACGATTTCTTGAAACTCAAAATGAGCTGAAAAGTATTGTTGAGATGAGCAATACCAAAAACTTATCTGATAATCTAAAAGTTCTAAGTTCGATTCATGCCAATGACAATATTATCAAAAACAATTGGTTTCAGATTAATGATCAAAAACTAGAATTCACTTCTTCTATTAATAGTGAAGAAATCAAAACTTCTATAAAAGATTTTGTTGCTAAAAACAGAATGCTGGATAAGTCAAACTCCATTGTCGAAGATCCTCAAAATTTTTCCTGGCGCATCTATTATAAGTATGTTTCCCAAAATGGAACTGTAATTCGATACGGATATGATATTGATTTGAAATCAATGCAATCTTATTTCGCCACGATCGATCAAAAGTCACCAACTTATGCTTTTGTATTTGACAAAAAGGGAACGATCATTTTTCATCCCGAAATAAAATTGCTGGAAAAGAATATTTTTAAGGTTACAAATATCGCTCTTAAGGATACCACTTTTACAGATCAGGATAGTTTTAATAGAAAAATAGCACTTTCGGAATATTTAGGTTTGGACATTGTACGTTATACAAAGCGATTGAATCTAAAAGGTACAAATTGGTATTTGTGTGTCAACTTTCCTAAAAAGATTTCATCAGAAGATGTCGATGCGGTAAAAAAGTATGCTTCCTTAATTTATATTATTACGACTGCAATTTTAATTGTGTTCTTTTATTTGTTTACGATTTTTACGCGGAGAACTTTTCAGGAAAAAACAATCTTGTCTCAGGAAAAAAATAAGCTTCTTTTAGAAAATGAAAAAATTAATAAGGAGAAAGCGTTAATCCAACTCCAACAATTAAAGGAGCAAATTAATCCGCACTTTTTATTTAATTCTTTGAATTCGCTTTATATGCTTATCGAAAGTAATACTGGCGTGGCGCGAAAATTTACTTTGAATCTTTCGAAGATTTATCGATACCTTATTAATCCACCAGTTAATAATATTGTTACGGTTCAGGAAGAATTGCTTTTTATTGAAAAATATATATTTCTGCAACAAACGCGATTTACAGAAGAATTTGTTTTTACGATTACGATCGAAGACGAAAGCATTTTGGCTAAAAAGGTTCCTTATTTGGCTTTTCAGATTGCGGTAGAAAATGCGATCAAGCATAATATCGCTTCTGATGAAAATCCGTTGAAAATAACGATAGATATTAAAGAAAATGTAGCAATCATTACCAATAACTTAAACGAAAAGCAAAACTTCGGGAAAGAATCCAAGTTTGGTCACAAATATTTAGAAAGTATATACAATTTCTACTCTAAAAAAGATTTTAAAACCTTCAAAAAAGATGGTGATTTTACTTGCATTTTACCCTTAATTGGATAGAAAAAAAACATTCACTCCCAAAAAAAAGCCACTCACTCCTTTTTGTTTTTTTTAACAAATCTGGCATTATATTTTTATCATAAAATTAACCTAAAATTAACTTTAAATGGGGAAAAATGCAATGTTGGGAACCCTAAAAATCATCTTAGTTCTTGCACTATTATTTAGTACGGGCACGATGGTTTCTCAAAAAAAGGATAAAAAGAAAAAAGAAGACAAAACAGAAGCCGCTAAAGATTCTGTTAAATCTTCTAAAGGAAAAAAATATGATGATCTAGTAAAACAAGGAACTTTCAAAAAAGGATTGTTCAATACGATTCAGGTAAAAACGGATCTTTATTTAGAGATAAATGATTCCCTTTTTCAAAGAGAGTTTTTAGTGGTTAATAAAATTTCAAATGTTCCTTTACCTGTTAATGATGCAGGTCTTAATAAAGGAATGAATTACGAAAATAAAATCATCACTTTTCATAAAGATCTTGTTGCTAAAAAAGTTTGGGTAAAATCTTCTGAACCTAAAGTTTCTTCTCCGGTTGGCGACGCAATTACAGCTTCTGTAAACAGTAACTTTTCTGAGTCTATTATAGAGGTCTTTGATATCGAAACAAAAAATAACGATTCGACATCGGTTATTATCAAAGCAAATAAGGTTTTTGACGGAAAACAAAAAAGTTTCAATGATGTATTAAGCAATATTGGCTTTGGCGGATCTGTAAAATCGGACTTGTCGTATATAGAAAGTGTGAAAACATTTCCTAAAAATATCGTTGTTAAATCTCAGCTTACTACTTCTGTAAGTGAAGGAGGTCCTGCATTGTCTGTTACAATTGGGGTTACTTCTAATATTATATTATTGGACAAAGTTCCAATGCAACCACGTTTTGCGGATAATCGTATTGGATATTTCGCAGAAAAACACTGGTACTTTAATGACAATCAACATGCTGTTCTTGAAAAAGAATTGATTACACGTTGGAGATTAGAGCCTAAAAAAGAAGATATTGAAAAATACAAAAAAGGTGAATTAGTAGAACCTAAGAAACCTATTATATATTATATCGATCCATCGACTCCTAAACAATGGCGCTCTTATATTATAGAAGGTGTTCGCGATTGGCAAGTGGCTTTTGAGAGAGCTGGTTTTAAAAATGCTGTAATCGCAAAAGAACCTACTGCAGAAGATACTGATTTTGATATCGATGACGTTCGTTACTCGGTTATTACTTATGTAGCGTCACAAAAATCAAATGCTATGGGACCTGCAGTTGTAGATCCTAGAAGTGGAGAAATTATCGAATCAGATATTATCTGGTGGCATAATGTAATGACTTCTTTGCAAAGTTGGATGCGTATTCAAACTGGTGCGATCGATCCAAAAGCAAGAGGAAACAAATTTAGCGATGAACATATGGGTGAAGCTATCCGATTTGTATCGTCTCACGAAGTTGGACATACTTTTGGTCTGAAACATAATATGGGAGCTTCTTTTGCATATCCTGTAGAATCTCTTAGATCTCCAGAATTTACATCAAAAATGGGCGGAACTGCTCCATCAATCATGGATTATGCTCGTTACAATTATATTGCTCAACCTGAAGATCACGTAGAAGCTATTACGCCAAAAATTGGTGAATATGATAAATATGCTATTGAATGGGGTTACAGATGGTATGGAGATCAAACTGAAGAGCACGCAGCATTAAACAATCTGATTGCAAAACATCAAAATGATCCTCTTTATTTCTACGGAGAACAACAAGATGGAGATAATACTATTGATCCTCGCTCACAATCTGAAGATTTAGGTGATGATGCAATGAAAGCGAGTGAATATGGCCTTAAGAACTTAAAAAGAGTTGTAAGCAATATTCTGGAATGGAGTTATGATAAAGATGAATCTTATTACCAAACCGGTAAACTTTATATAGGTGCGATTGGTCAATGGAATCTTTACAATTATCATGTATTAAGCAATCTTGGAGGTGTTTATTTAAATACTACAGTTCACGGTGATAACAAACAAAGTTATGTTCCGGTTCCGGCTGCTACACAAAAAAGAGCCGTTGCATATTTATTAAAAAACAGTATTGCGCTTCCGGATTGGTTGTTTTTTAACCCGATTTTAGATAAAACAAATCCGTTGAAAGATTCTCCTCTTGGACCTTATGAATATACACCATATACTCTGGCGAGAGAATTACAAAATTGTGTTTTTTACAGCATGTTGAGCGATGATCGTTTATTGAGAATGACCGAAAATGAATTGTATCAGCGTAATGGTGCTAAAGAAAATGTATTTACGGTTACACAATTATTCCAAACCTTACGTCAAAGCATTTTTGCTCCAACAATCCAGAACAAGTCATTGACGATTCTGGAACGTATGACTCAAAAGAATTACGTTGATGTATTGATTGTTTCGACCAATAAACTTTTTGAAAAAACGGATGTTAAGAAATCGCTTCAATTAGAAGAAACATTAAGCATGCCTCATTTGTGTGATTATTTAGATGAATCAAAAATGGCACGTAACATTAATCAGTCTTCTCTAAAAAGAGTTACTGAAGTTACTTCTGATAAAAAAGGCGAATTGAATCAGATACTTCAATTATTGAAATCTAAAAGAAGCATCGGAAACCAAGAAACTAAGAATCATTATTTCGATTTGATTCAACGTATTGAAAAGGCATTAAGCAACACATTATAAAAATTTTAACCAAACTCCAAACACAAACTAATGAAGAATTTATTTTACATGCTGAGTTTCCTTCTTGCCCTTTCCGGGTATGCGCAGGAAAGGACAATTAAAGGAACGGTAGTTGATGCCAAAGACGGACTGCCAATACCAGGTGTTACTGTTTTTGTAGAAAACAGTTCCGTATCAAACAATACACAACAAAAAGGTGTGATCCAAAGTTCAAGCCTTGGAACCGTAACTGATTTTGACGGTACATTTGAATTTAAAATTAACAGTAATATGAAAAGTTTAAGAGTAACTTATATGGGTTACCTTCCTTATACTATTGATATTTCGGCACAGAACAACTACACAATTTCTTTAAAATCTGACGTAGCAGAATTGAAAGAGATCGTTGTAACTGGTTACCAAAAAATCGAGAAAAGAAAATTAACATCGGCTGTTGCACAAGTTGAAATGGCAGATATCAAACAAGCGGGTGTTGCGAGTTTGGATCAAATGTTAATTGGTCAGGTTGCGGGTGTAGCGGTAACGCAACAAACGGGAGCTCCTGGAACAATCTCAAAAATCAGAATTCGTGGTACTGCATCTCTTAATGGTGCTCAGGATCCGTTATGGGTTTTAGATGGTTTACCTCTTGAAGGAAATGATGTTCCTCAAAACTATGACAAAGATAATATAGATGTATTAAGTAAC
This genomic interval carries:
- a CDS encoding GNAT family N-acetyltransferase encodes the protein MIIRKATKTDSKFIAPCLLLAMEDIIYKFIGKKDYDSARDFLLYFVERENNQYSYQNCFVAEENNEIIGVVNVYNGADLIPLRLPIIEYVHANFNPDFNPENETQSGEFYIDSLGVNPNHQGKGIGSKLLQFLIEEFVTKNNQTLGLLVDEDNPNAKKLYLKLGFKSVGTKTLVGKTLEHLQIS
- a CDS encoding zinc-dependent metalloprotease, giving the protein MGKNAMLGTLKIILVLALLFSTGTMVSQKKDKKKKEDKTEAAKDSVKSSKGKKYDDLVKQGTFKKGLFNTIQVKTDLYLEINDSLFQREFLVVNKISNVPLPVNDAGLNKGMNYENKIITFHKDLVAKKVWVKSSEPKVSSPVGDAITASVNSNFSESIIEVFDIETKNNDSTSVIIKANKVFDGKQKSFNDVLSNIGFGGSVKSDLSYIESVKTFPKNIVVKSQLTTSVSEGGPALSVTIGVTSNIILLDKVPMQPRFADNRIGYFAEKHWYFNDNQHAVLEKELITRWRLEPKKEDIEKYKKGELVEPKKPIIYYIDPSTPKQWRSYIIEGVRDWQVAFERAGFKNAVIAKEPTAEDTDFDIDDVRYSVITYVASQKSNAMGPAVVDPRSGEIIESDIIWWHNVMTSLQSWMRIQTGAIDPKARGNKFSDEHMGEAIRFVSSHEVGHTFGLKHNMGASFAYPVESLRSPEFTSKMGGTAPSIMDYARYNYIAQPEDHVEAITPKIGEYDKYAIEWGYRWYGDQTEEHAALNNLIAKHQNDPLYFYGEQQDGDNTIDPRSQSEDLGDDAMKASEYGLKNLKRVVSNILEWSYDKDESYYQTGKLYIGAIGQWNLYNYHVLSNLGGVYLNTTVHGDNKQSYVPVPAATQKRAVAYLLKNSIALPDWLFFNPILDKTNPLKDSPLGPYEYTPYTLARELQNCVFYSMLSDDRLLRMTENELYQRNGAKENVFTVTQLFQTLRQSIFAPTIQNKSLTILERMTQKNYVDVLIVSTNKLFEKTDVKKSLQLEETLSMPHLCDYLDESKMARNINQSSLKRVTEVTSDKKGELNQILQLLKSKRSIGNQETKNHYFDLIQRIEKALSNTL
- the hmpA gene encoding NO-inducible flavohemoprotein; this encodes MNQYQKDLIKATIPILRSSGEDLTYYFYTRMFKNHPELKNIFNMGNQANGKQKSALANAVLAYAENIENPGVLINVLKGIGTKHRSLNIQPEQYKIVGTQLIASIGEVVGEAATPEILEAWTIAYNQLAEIMIDLEKELYKENAAKSGSWNGWRNFIIKKITDESSEIKSFYLYPEDGQKITDFHSGQYISVHVFVPELGFMQPRQYSLSSGFNPEYYRISVKKEIGMDSNPSGLVSNTLHSKIEGDMISISAPAGLFHLEKDSENPLVLISGGVGLTPMLSILETNASSIQNKKTVWVHGCRNESVHAFKDQIASLKQEVKWLETFTFYDSLENSENHSSQIIEGRVDLNKCKEAILLEDAKFYICGPEVFIKKQYQTLIDFNVNHENIFYEEFGPQVINLN
- a CDS encoding histidine kinase — encoded protein: MKFNFRNTFSGRNFFILGIIFVVLTLVSIYIFSGLMTQITEKSNIATEQRSLQKKEEVMVQELSRFLETQNELKSIVEMSNTKNLSDNLKVLSSIHANDNIIKNNWFQINDQKLEFTSSINSEEIKTSIKDFVAKNRMLDKSNSIVEDPQNFSWRIYYKYVSQNGTVIRYGYDIDLKSMQSYFATIDQKSPTYAFVFDKKGTIIFHPEIKLLEKNIFKVTNIALKDTTFTDQDSFNRKIALSEYLGLDIVRYTKRLNLKGTNWYLCVNFPKKISSEDVDAVKKYASLIYIITTAILIVFFYLFTIFTRRTFQEKTILSQEKNKLLLENEKINKEKALIQLQQLKEQINPHFLFNSLNSLYMLIESNTGVARKFTLNLSKIYRYLINPPVNNIVTVQEELLFIEKYIFLQQTRFTEEFVFTITIEDESILAKKVPYLAFQIAVENAIKHNIASDENPLKITIDIKENVAIITNNLNEKQNFGKESKFGHKYLESIYNFYSKKDFKTFKKDGDFTCILPLIG
- a CDS encoding DHA2 family efflux MFS transporter permease subunit encodes the protein MTPFQRKLLIFTVILAAIMELIDISIVNVALYHMSGNLGATLEDTSWVITAYAIANVIIIPITSFLSANLGRRNYYIGSVILFTFCSFMCGHSSSIWMLVFFRFFQGIGGGALLSISQVVVFELFPKEKQSTAGALFGAGIFIGPTIGPTLGGYITENYDWPWIFLINIPIGILVAISCYFLLQEPPVKPEKAKVDWTGIGLLAIGVGSLQTVLERGEVEDWFETRYIIVLTVIAVTTLCLFIYWELKVDKPVVNLRVLKSKSLIIAAILTFVTGFGMFISIYLSPVVVQRLLNFSPYQTGLLLLPGALMALLALKICGTLLQKGVSPVTIIALGFVLFIYFNWRMSGITLNTSASEVSTALIFRALGLALLTVPLTMLAVSSLKDKDVGQGAALNNMMRQLGGSFGVSIINTYIAHRFADHRNVLISNVTPDNVKAMDRINAYINYFQHKGFAYNEAKIKALKLMENVIVRQSSLLSYRDAFVIVGLFFVITLPLLLFVMNKSNKVKPGVIISDH